The following is a genomic window from Shewanella avicenniae.
CAGCAGCTGGCCGTTGCTGGAGGTATTGGTGTCGGCAATCGCCTTACCTATGCTCACCACAGTGCCGCTGAGTTTATCGTTACCATTCATCAGGCTGATATTGGCTTTCTGACCTACATGAATAAGAGGTAGCTTGGTTTCCTCAAAGTAACCGGTGACATAAAAAGAGTCTTGCTGTACTAACGACAGCACAGGCGTACCTTGATGCACATAGTTACCTTCGCGCAGGGTCAGATTGATAATGTTACCGGCTTCCGGCGCCACAATTTGAGTGCGTTCAAGGTTAATTTTGGCAGTATTGAGTTCTGCTTGCGCTAATTCAAAATCGGCTTTGGCTGATTCAGTATTGATACGAGCCGTTTCTAGATCTTCATCGCTAATGAGTTCGGCATTGGTGAGCTTTTTGCGACGTTCATATTTATGCTTTGCCAATTCCAGCGCGATTTCGCGATTCTTTAACTGCGCTTGCAGCTCTTTGAGGGTGGCTTGATAACGGGTGTCATCAACCGCAAACAGTAAGTCACCTTTGTTGACAGCGGCGTTGTCGGCCACATTAAGTTTATTTACCCAGCCAGAAACATCGGGCGCAATGGTGATGATGTTGGCGCGAATGCGACCATCGCGAGTCCAAGGTGAATACAGGTAATGCTCCCAGATCCAGCGGCCAGAAAAGATTGCCAGAATCACAACCAGCAGGGTAACGGCAATGCGGGTAACTTGTGCCATGAATTAATTTCCTAATATGTTCACAACGACAGCTAAATAGCAGATATACAGACCTGTTTCAAACCACGCGACTTTCCACACGCGTTGGTAGAGGCCACTGCGGTACAACACTTGTCGAGTCACAAATGACATCACAAATGCCACCGGGATGTAGATCAGTAGCGGACTAAAAAGTAATCCCCCAAACGAGAGTTCTTCCAGCATATGAGTATTCAACCTGTCGGGATAACTGAACCGGCGTCAGTCTAGGTAGGAAAGACTTGCCGGATAACATGTGCCTTATTTTGGCATGCTCAAGATAAATTGGGATTGAGCTGCAGTGATTGAGTTAAAAATGTGATGTACATCATATTCCTACTTGCGCCACGCAATAGCAACCGCTATAGCTTGGTTAACAGCTTGTTGCTGTCAATTTTGGCTTACAAATTTTGGCGCATTTCGGAACCACTGGCGCGGCTGAAATCGACTAGTAAACGTCACGCTTCGAGAGCAAAAAATAGCGCAACATCACTATGACAAACATGGTACACTTCGCGGCTGAAATTTGATTAAAACAAACCAAGAGTAATCCGATTATGTCTGATAAGTTCACTACTGTTGAACAGCAAGCAAGCTACGGTGTAGGTCGTCAGCTGGGCGAACAACTGGCTGCTAACTCGTTTGAAGGTCTGGATATTCCAGCTGTTCAAGCAGGTTTGGCTGATGCATTCGAAGGCAAAGAAAGCGCAGTAACAATGGAACAACTGCATGTTGCTTTTAGCGAAATCAGCACTCGCATCAAGCAAGCGCAAGAAGCTGCTGCTGAAGCTGCTGCCGCTGCTGGTAATGCTTTCCTTGAAGAAAACGCAAAGCGTGATGGTGTTGTAGTAACTGATTCAGGTCTGCAATACGAAGTGATTACTGAAGGTACAGGTGAAAAGCCTACCTATGAATCTACCGTGCGTACTCACTATCACGGCACTTTCATCGACGGTAACGTATTTGATAGCTCAGTCACTCGTGGCGAACCTGCTGAATTCCCAGTATCTGGTGTTATTGCCGGTTGGACTGAAGCACTGCAATTGATGCCAGTGGGTGCTAAGTACCGTCTGTACGTGCCACATCACTTGGCTTACGGTGAGCGTGGTGCAGGTGCTGCAATTCCACCTTACTCTGCATTGGTATTTGAAGTTGAGTTGTTAGATATCATCTGATGACAAAATCGCTTGAGTCGCTACTCAGGCGATTTTTTTGCCTTGGAGGATAAAGAAGAATGAGTGCAATCAGAATAGCCGTTGCTGGCAGTGGTGGCAGAATGGGGCGTACCCTCATTGAAGCTACTACGCAATTTGAGCAATTGGTGTTAGGAGCTGCAATAGAGCGCAGCGGTTCTTCGCTTGTTGGTGTGGACGCAGGCGAATTGGCTGGTTTAGGTAAACTCGGTGTAACCGTAACCGACAGTTTGGACGCTGTAGCTGATGATTTTGATGTGCTGATTGACTTCACCAGTCCAGAAGGCTCGTTGGCAAACCTTGATTGGTGTAACCGTCATGAAAAGCCAATGGTTGTTGGAACGACTGGTTTTAATTCCTCTCAAAAAGCACAGCTTGAAGCCTTTGCTGAAACCCTGCCGGTGGTGTTTGCACCAAATATGTCGGTAGGCGTGAACTTGATGTGGAAATTGCTCGAAGTTGCCGCTGAAGTGATGGGCAGTTATACCGACATCGAAATCATCGAAGGTCATCACCGTTATAAGAAAGATGCGCCATCGGGCACTGCGCTGAAAATGGGCGAAGTGATTGCCAACACCTTAGGCCGAGATTTAGAAAAAGTCGCGGTTTATGGGCGTGAAGGTATCACCGGTGAACGTGAGCGAGACACCATTGGCTTTGCGACGATTCGCGCAGGCGATTTGGTGGGCGAACATACCGCTATGTTTGCTGATATTGGTGAGCGGTTAGAGATTACCCATAAAGCATCGAGTCGTATGACCTTTGCCAATGGGGCGATGCGTGCCGCCATTTGGTTACTCGATCAGAAACCTGGCATTTATGATATGCAACAGGTGTTAGGATTGAAGCCGTTATAGTTTTTTAAAAACCGCCATATTGGCGGTTTTTTTATGATTGATTATCCGCAGTGTCTAGACGAAATAGGTATTTACCTATATAATTCTTGGAATTTGTCAAAATTTCGTAAAAACGCGGAAGACAACTGCACAAAGACATAAAATATAAATAATTTTAATGACTTGGCTCTTTACGGAGGTCGCGTTGACTAAGTCTGCCTTACTCGTACTCGAAGATGGAACCGTCTTTAAAGGAACAGCTATTGGTGCTGATGGATTAGCTGTTGGAGAAGTCGTTTTTAACACTTCTATGACTGGCTATCAAGAAATTCTCACCGATCCTTCTTACTCTCGACAAATCGTTACTCTCACTTACCCTCATATCGGTAATACTGGTACGAACAGCGAAGATACTGAATCTGAAGCCGTACATGCCTGTGGTCTGATTATTCGTGACCTGCCGCTTGTTGCCAGCAACTTCCGTTCGCAACAATCACTGAGTGAATATCTTGTTGCCAACAACGTGGTTGGGATTGCCGATATCGACACCCGCAAACTGACGCGTATCCTGCGCGAAAAAGGTGCTCAAGCGGGTTGTATTTTGGTGGGTGAAGATAACGTCGAAAAAGCGCTGGCAGAAGCCAAAGCGTTCCCTGGTTTGAAAGGCATGGATTTAGCCAAAGAAGTGACCACTGCTGAAACCTATCAATGGCGTTTCGGTAGTTGGGATTTGGTCAATGGTTTGCCAGAAGCCAAACCAGCATCAGAACTCAAGTACAAAGTGGTTGCTTACGATTATGGTGTGAAGCGCAACATTCTGCGCATGCTGGTTGACCGCGGTTGTGATGTAACCGTAGTGCCTGCAAAAACACCCGCCAGCGAAGTGTTGGCAATGAATCCAGATGGCGTATTCCTCTCTAATGGTCCTGGCGACCCAGAGCCATGCGATTACGCGATTGCTGCAATCAAAGAGATTCTGACGACAGAAATTCCAGTATTCGGTATCTGTCTTGGTCACCAGCTGTTGGCTTTGTCTACCGGTGCAAAAACGCTGAAAATGAAGTTTGGCCACCACGGTGCTAACCATCCTGTGAGCGATATTGAAAAAGGCACAGTGATGATTACCAGTCAGAACCACGGCTTTGCTGCTGATGAGACCAGCCTGCCTGCCAACGTGAAAGTGACCCATAAGTCACTGTTCGATGGCTCACTGCAAGGCATCCATCTGACAGATAAGCCTGCGTTTAGCTTCCAAGGTCACCCAGAAGCAAGCCCAGGCCCACACGATTGTGCGCCGCTGTTCGATCATTTTATCGAACTGATTGAAGCCTATCGTCAAGCAAAGTAGTAACCGTCGGGAGAAGATTTTAGCAATGCCAAAACGTACTGATATCAAAAGTATTCTTATCCTCGGTGCTGGTCCGATTGTGATCGGCCAAGCATGTGAATTTGACTACTCTGGTGCGCAAGCCTGTAAAGCGCTGCGAGAAGAAGGTTACCGCGTAATTCTGGTGAACTCTAACCCAGCCACCATCATGACTGATCCAGGCATGGCCGATGCGACCTACATCGAGCCAATCCACTGGGAAGTGGTGCGCAATATCATCGCCAAAGAGCGTCCTGACGCTGTACTGCCAACCATGGGCGGCCAAACTGCACTGAACTGTGCGTTAGAGTTGGAAGCACGCGGTGTTCTGAAAGAATTCAACGTGGAAATGATCGGCGCAACTGCAGACGCCATCGACAAAGCTGAAGACCGTGCTCGCTTCGATAAAGCGATGCGTGCTATCGGCTTAGAATGTCCACGTGCCGGTATCGCACACAGCATGGACGATGCACTGAAAGTGCTCGATGAAGTTGGCTTCCCATGTATTATCCGCCCGTCATTTACTATGGGTGGTTCAGGTGGTGGTATCGCCTACAACATCGAAGAATTTGAAGAGATCTGTACTCGCGGTTTGGATTTATCGCCAACCAACGAACTGCTAATCGATGAAAGCCTCATCGGTTGGAAAGAGTACGAGATGGAAGTGGTGCGTGACCGTAACGATAACTGCATCATCGTCTGTTCTATCGAAAACTTTGACGCCATGGGCGTGCACACTGGTGACTCAATCACCGTTGCGCCAGCCCAAACCCTGACCGACAAAGAATACCAATTGATGCGTAACGCCTCGATGGCGGTACTGCGCGAAATCGGCGTAGAAACCGGTGGTTCAAACGTACAGTTTGGTATCAACCCGAAAGATGGCCGCATGGTTATCATCGAGATGAACCCACGTGTATCACGCTCATCGGCACTGGCATCTAAAGCGACTGGTTTCCCTATCGCTAAAGTGGCTGCCAAATTGGCTGTCGGGTTTACCCTTGATGAGCTGATGAATGATATCACCGGCGGCCGTACGCCAGCGTCATTCGAACCATCAATTGACTACGTGGTTACCAAAGTACCTCGCTTCAACTTCGAAAAATTTGCTGGTGCTAACGACCGTCTGACCACTCAGATGAAGTCTGTGGGTGAAGTAATGGCCATTGGCCGTACCTTCCAAGAATCTGTTCAGAAAGCACTGCGTGGCCTCGAAACGGGCAAAAACGGTTTTGACCCCATCGTTGATCTAAACGATGCCGATGCAATGCAACGCATCCGTTTAGAGCTGAAAGAACCTGGTTCAGACCGTATTTGGTATGTTGCCGATGCATTCCGCGCTGGCATGAGCATCGACGACATCTTCACCCTGACCAACATCGATCACTGGTTCTTGGTGCAGATTGAAGAAATCGTTAAGTTAGAGCAGCAAGTTGCAGCCGCAGGCTTAGCTGGTATTGATGCTGAGTTCCTGTTCAAACTAAAACGCAAAGGTTTCTCTGACGCGCGTTTGGCTGCTGTGCTCGGCATCAGCGAAGCTGAAATGCGTAAGTTGCGTCATCGCTTAAACATCTTCCCAGTCTACAAGCGGGTAGATACTTGTGCGGCAGAGTTTGCAACTGACACTGCGTACATGTACTCCACCTATGAAGAAGAGTGCGAAGCCAATCCGACTGACCGTGAAAAAATCATGGTGCTCGGTGGCGGCCCTAACCGTATCGGTCAAGGTATCGAGTTCGACTACTGCTGTGTGCACGCATCGCTGGCGCTGAAAGAAGACGGTTACGAAACCATCATGGTGAACTGTAACCCTGAAACCGTATCAACCGACTACGACACGTCAGACCGCCTGTACTTCGAACCGGTAACGCTGGAAGACGTACTCGAAATCGCCCGTTTGGAAAAACCAAAAGGCGTTATCGTACAATACGGTGGTCAAACACCGCTGAAACTGGCGCGCGCACTGGAAGCGGCTGGCGTACCTATCATTGGCACTAGCCCAGATGCGATTGACCGCGCTGAGGACCGTGAGCGTTTCCAACAAGCGATCCGTCGTCTGGAAATGAAACAACCAGAAAACGACACCGTAACTACGGTTGAAGGCGCGGTTGCTGCGGCTGAGAAAATCGGTTACCCACTGGTGGTGCGCCCATCATACGTACTCGGTGGCCGTGCGATGGAAATCGTTTATGAAGAGCAAGACTTACGTCGCTACTTCAAGGAAGCGGTAAAAGTTTCCAACGAATCGCCAGTGCTGCTGGATCACTTCCTCGATGATGCGATTGAAGTGGATATCGACGCAGTGTGTGACGGCAAACTGGTGGTAGTTGGCGCTATCATGGAGCATATCGAGCAAGCCGGTGTTCACTCAGGTGACTCAGGTTGTTCACTGCCGCCATACTCACTGAGCCAACAAATTCAGGATGAGATGCGTGAGCAAGTGCGTAAGTTGGCGTTTGAATTAGGCGTAATCGGCCTGATGAACGTCCAGTTTGCGGTGAAAGACAACACCATCTTCATGATTGAAGTGAATCCTCGTGCCGCGCGTACCGTGCCTTTCGTATCGAAAGCTACTGGCGTGTCGCTGGCGAAAATCGCAGCCCGCGTTATGGCTGGCCAATCGCTGGAACAACAAGGTTTCACCCAAGAGGTGATCCCACCTTACTTCTCTGTGAAAGAAGTGGTGTTGCCGTTCAACAAGTTCCCAGGTGTTGACCCACTGCTCGGCCCTGAAATGCGCTCAACCGGTGAGGTGATGGGGGTTGGTGAAACCTTCGCTGAAGCCTATGCGAAAGCACAATTAGGTGCGGCGCCAAAAGATTCACCGCGTTCAGGCCGTGCACTGTTGTCAGTGCGTAACAGCGACAAGAAGCGAGTTGCTGAATTGGCGAAAAAGCTGATTGAACTGGGCTTTGAAATCGATGCGACTCACGGTACTGCAGTCGTACTGGGCGAAGCTGGTATTAACCCACGTTTGGTGAACAAGGTACACGAAGGTCGTCCACATATTCTTGACCGTATGAAGAATGGTGAATACACCTATATCGTAAACACTACAGAAGGTCGTCAAGCGATTGAAGACTCGAAGCAACTGCGTCGTGGTGCATTGCGTTACAAGGTGAACTACACCACCACTTTGAACGGTGCGTTTGCGACCTGCTTGTCGCTCAACGCGGATGACCGCAACAATGTTGCCTCAGTGCAAGAGCTGCACGCGCGCATTAACAAATAACGGTTAAAAAGCGTTGCAAAGGCCACACTCAGGTGTGGCCTTTTTGTTTTGTGTGCAGTTAACCAGATAAATTTGTCGGTGACACTGGTATGAACCCCACAGCTTAGGTAAGCTGTAAGTAAGATGAATTTATGTCGATAGCTGACGCATCAAGCACTCATAAGTACTTCTTGGCGCCAATTCATTATTCGTAGCGCGCTCATTTACCCATATTAATTTCTGTGTAGGCCAACTGGCTTGCATAGGACGCTTTTGTTTTACAGGAGGCGAAAAATTCATGAACAAAGTTCCAATGACACTGAAAGGTGCAGAACAATTACGTAAAGAATTGGACTACCTTAAGTTCGAACATCGTCCAGCGCTGAGTGAAGCGATTGCGACTGCACGTGAGTTGGGCGATTTGAAAGAAAACGCAGAATACCATGCGGCACGTGAAGAGCAGGGGATCTGTGAAGCACGTATTCGTGATATCGAAGGTAAGCTGTCTAACGCCCAAATTATCGACGTCACCAAAATGGAAAACACTGGCCGCATTATCTTTGGCGTAACAGTGACCATTTTAAACCTTGATACCGATGCCGAAGTGACCTACCGCATCGTGGGTGATGATGAAGCGGATATCAAGTCTAACTTGATTTCAGTGAACTCACCGATCGCACGTGGTTTGATCGGCAAAAACGTTGGCGATGAAGTCAGCATTCAAACGCCCGGCGGTGTTGCTGATTACGAAATCGTTGAAGTGCAATATCTCTAACACGGCCTTATTTACGGCCTGTTAAGGCTGTATTAATGGACGGTGCTGAGAATAGCCGGTAAAACAAAAAAGGAAGCCAATTGGCTTCCTTTCGTTTTGTGGTCAGATGCTTATTTTGCCTTTGGCAATGCGATCTTCTTCTCTTCAGAAGGACGGAAGATCACCAGTACATGACCAATAACCTGGACTTTGACGGACTGAGTTTCCCGTACAATGGCATCAACGATAGCTGCTTTCAGTTCTCTGTCTTCAGACGCCACTTTAACTTTAATGAGTTCATGGTGTGACAGGGCATTATCAATTTCAGCCAGTACTCCCTCAGTCAGACCATTGGCACCAAGCAGTACCACTGGCTTTAAGGGGTGAGCCAGTCCTTTGAGATACTGTTTTTGTTTGGTTGTTAAGTTCATTTTTACCAAC
Proteins encoded in this region:
- a CDS encoding DUF1656 domain-containing protein: MLEELSFGGLLFSPLLIYIPVAFVMSFVTRQVLYRSGLYQRVWKVAWFETGLYICYLAVVVNILGN
- a CDS encoding FKBP-type peptidyl-prolyl cis-trans isomerase, with translation MSDKFTTVEQQASYGVGRQLGEQLAANSFEGLDIPAVQAGLADAFEGKESAVTMEQLHVAFSEISTRIKQAQEAAAEAAAAAGNAFLEENAKRDGVVVTDSGLQYEVITEGTGEKPTYESTVRTHYHGTFIDGNVFDSSVTRGEPAEFPVSGVIAGWTEALQLMPVGAKYRLYVPHHLAYGERGAGAAIPPYSALVFEVELLDII
- the carB gene encoding carbamoyl-phosphate synthase large subunit, yielding MPKRTDIKSILILGAGPIVIGQACEFDYSGAQACKALREEGYRVILVNSNPATIMTDPGMADATYIEPIHWEVVRNIIAKERPDAVLPTMGGQTALNCALELEARGVLKEFNVEMIGATADAIDKAEDRARFDKAMRAIGLECPRAGIAHSMDDALKVLDEVGFPCIIRPSFTMGGSGGGIAYNIEEFEEICTRGLDLSPTNELLIDESLIGWKEYEMEVVRDRNDNCIIVCSIENFDAMGVHTGDSITVAPAQTLTDKEYQLMRNASMAVLREIGVETGGSNVQFGINPKDGRMVIIEMNPRVSRSSALASKATGFPIAKVAAKLAVGFTLDELMNDITGGRTPASFEPSIDYVVTKVPRFNFEKFAGANDRLTTQMKSVGEVMAIGRTFQESVQKALRGLETGKNGFDPIVDLNDADAMQRIRLELKEPGSDRIWYVADAFRAGMSIDDIFTLTNIDHWFLVQIEEIVKLEQQVAAAGLAGIDAEFLFKLKRKGFSDARLAAVLGISEAEMRKLRHRLNIFPVYKRVDTCAAEFATDTAYMYSTYEEECEANPTDREKIMVLGGGPNRIGQGIEFDYCCVHASLALKEDGYETIMVNCNPETVSTDYDTSDRLYFEPVTLEDVLEIARLEKPKGVIVQYGGQTPLKLARALEAAGVPIIGTSPDAIDRAEDRERFQQAIRRLEMKQPENDTVTTVEGAVAAAEKIGYPLVVRPSYVLGGRAMEIVYEEQDLRRYFKEAVKVSNESPVLLDHFLDDAIEVDIDAVCDGKLVVVGAIMEHIEQAGVHSGDSGCSLPPYSLSQQIQDEMREQVRKLAFELGVIGLMNVQFAVKDNTIFMIEVNPRAARTVPFVSKATGVSLAKIAARVMAGQSLEQQGFTQEVIPPYFSVKEVVLPFNKFPGVDPLLGPEMRSTGEVMGVGETFAEAYAKAQLGAAPKDSPRSGRALLSVRNSDKKRVAELAKKLIELGFEIDATHGTAVVLGEAGINPRLVNKVHEGRPHILDRMKNGEYTYIVNTTEGRQAIEDSKQLRRGALRYKVNYTTTLNGAFATCLSLNADDRNNVASVQELHARINK
- the greA gene encoding transcription elongation factor GreA codes for the protein MNKVPMTLKGAEQLRKELDYLKFEHRPALSEAIATARELGDLKENAEYHAAREEQGICEARIRDIEGKLSNAQIIDVTKMENTGRIIFGVTVTILNLDTDAEVTYRIVGDDEADIKSNLISVNSPIARGLIGKNVGDEVSIQTPGGVADYEIVEVQYL
- the dapB gene encoding 4-hydroxy-tetrahydrodipicolinate reductase, producing the protein MSAIRIAVAGSGGRMGRTLIEATTQFEQLVLGAAIERSGSSLVGVDAGELAGLGKLGVTVTDSLDAVADDFDVLIDFTSPEGSLANLDWCNRHEKPMVVGTTGFNSSQKAQLEAFAETLPVVFAPNMSVGVNLMWKLLEVAAEVMGSYTDIEIIEGHHRYKKDAPSGTALKMGEVIANTLGRDLEKVAVYGREGITGERERDTIGFATIRAGDLVGEHTAMFADIGERLEITHKASSRMTFANGAMRAAIWLLDQKPGIYDMQQVLGLKPL
- the yhbY gene encoding ribosome assembly RNA-binding protein YhbY; this encodes MNLTTKQKQYLKGLAHPLKPVVLLGANGLTEGVLAEIDNALSHHELIKVKVASEDRELKAAIVDAIVRETQSVKVQVIGHVLVIFRPSEEKKIALPKAK
- the carA gene encoding glutamine-hydrolyzing carbamoyl-phosphate synthase small subunit, whose product is MTWLFTEVALTKSALLVLEDGTVFKGTAIGADGLAVGEVVFNTSMTGYQEILTDPSYSRQIVTLTYPHIGNTGTNSEDTESEAVHACGLIIRDLPLVASNFRSQQSLSEYLVANNVVGIADIDTRKLTRILREKGAQAGCILVGEDNVEKALAEAKAFPGLKGMDLAKEVTTAETYQWRFGSWDLVNGLPEAKPASELKYKVVAYDYGVKRNILRMLVDRGCDVTVVPAKTPASEVLAMNPDGVFLSNGPGDPEPCDYAIAAIKEILTTEIPVFGICLGHQLLALSTGAKTLKMKFGHHGANHPVSDIEKGTVMITSQNHGFAADETSLPANVKVTHKSLFDGSLQGIHLTDKPAFSFQGHPEASPGPHDCAPLFDHFIELIEAYRQAK
- a CDS encoding efflux RND transporter periplasmic adaptor subunit — encoded protein: MAQVTRIAVTLLVVILAIFSGRWIWEHYLYSPWTRDGRIRANIITIAPDVSGWVNKLNVADNAAVNKGDLLFAVDDTRYQATLKELQAQLKNREIALELAKHKYERRKKLTNAELISDEDLETARINTESAKADFELAQAELNTAKINLERTQIVAPEAGNIINLTLREGNYVHQGTPVLSLVQQDSFYVTGYFEETKLPLIHVGQKANISLMNGNDKLSGTVVSIGKAIADTNTSSNGQLLPQVQQTFNWVRLAQRIPVDIKFDPLPADINISAGMTVSIHLQQ